The sequence ACAGCCGAGCCCGCAAAATGCCTAAAATCCACTTGGCGCACCCAAGCATCTTGGACACTTTCCATCGATACGGCGGACCAGCGATGGTCTTCATCTTTGGGATTGCTTTGGTCATAGGTGGACTGCATGCTGAGGTGTTCGATTCCCACATGTTGGATCCTTCCGGGCCACTCATAGCTCACCAGGAATCCCCCTCCATATTTTTGGTCAATAGCATTGGTCAAGGGCACATCGAAAGCCACTTTTCCTTCATCGGTTTTTGATATCGTCCGGTCCCAATATTGGTCATGTCCTCCGGGCTTCCAGCCAATCCAGCCCGTTTCGCCACCAAATTCATTCATGGAGAGTTCATCGATCCAAGCTTGGGTAGATGGCCTGACCACCATCACTTGAGATCCGGCCGAAAGCGCGGACGCTACCGTCAGCTCACGGGCATTGACGGGGACGTATGCATCCGTGATCTTCAGCGTATCGCCGTATTCGCGATCATCCTGCCCCAGCACACGGACGAGGGTTTCACGGGTTTTTCCCGTTCCGAGCAGCGTGGTTTTACCCTGGCCACTCCCCCTGAGCACCACGCCTGATTTCGAAAATACCAGCTGGCCGCCGATCTCATAAATGCCCGGCTCCAACAGTACGGCTCCTCTAAAACCATTTTCATCCATGGCCAATGTGCCTACATGGTCTATGGCCGACTGAAGCTGGGCCGTTACATCACCCTCCCTGGGTGACATCACCACTTTGGCCGGCACCGAGGGAATCGCTTTCTCACTGGCCTCGTAGCCGCAAAACGAAAAGTCCGGAATCCGGTCCCCATTCTCGGATGTCTGGTAAACCAATGCTCCGTCCTGCTGGCTAATGGGTTTGGGGGCTTGCCTTGCGAGGACGAGTTGGCCCCACGAAAGGAATAGTCCAAGTACCACAAAATTCTGGAAGAACCTTCTCCCAGAATTTTGCATACTTATCAACCTTCTATTTATGCTATTAAACTGTTTCACGTTGGTCGTTACATTACGGATTGTTGGCTGCCTTTTTTCGCTCAAACATTTCTTTTTCGGCTTGCTTAAGGTCATATCCCAAGTCGGAAAGGTAGTTGTTGATTTTACCTTTGTATTTGCCAAACCAAGCGTGCTTGGCATGGGAAGAACCTGCGTCCATCGCACGTTCTCTGGCTTCCACCAGCCAATCCCAAATTTTATCCTGCTGTGCCTGGTTAAGGTCTGGGATCATCTCCTGATAAACCTTAAACGTGTTTGGTGCCACGTTATAGGTCATGCCATCTTTCACCGCTTCCACCTGCTTATCGGTCAGCTCAGCAGAAAGTTGGGCCAGGTATTTTTTATGCAACTTGGCCATGGCTTTATTTGCCCTCTTTTCAGCTTTTTTGATTTTCTTTTCTTCCTTTTTGCCATCATACATCTCCTTGGCCGCGTCGATCTGTGAATCGCGCTCGTCATGAATCAGGCTGAGGTTCCGATATTGCTTTGCAATGATGTCACTGACTTTGTCCGCTTTCTGTGGATCAGCAATATCCATGTTTTCCAAAATCTTGTCGGCCCGCTCGTTGGTTACCTTCACATATTCAGGATCAAAGCCCTGTGCATGGGCTACTGCTGCCAAACCCGTAATCAAAATGACAGCCAAAAGGAATGATTTTATATTCTTGTTCATGGTAATTATATTTTTTGTTTGAAGGGGATTTTAAATCCCGAACAGTGTAAGATAAACCCCCTCCTAACCTCCCCTAAAGGGGAGGAATTCTAGGAATTCTATCTTGGTTCTTTATTCTTTACTCTTTCTTCTAAACTACTTTTGCAAAAGCCCACCGTTCATGGCAACATCCAGTAGGGTATCGTGGCTATTTTCCCACTGGGTCCAATCCACCTTTTTGGTAGGATCGATTCCGTTGATGTACTTTTCAAGGTTGGTGTAGCCGTCACCGTTCAGGTCGCCATTGGCATCGGAAGGATCATTGGGATCCAGCCCATACTTCACTTCCCAAGCATCCGGGATGCCATCACCATCCGTTTCGGCATACGGCTGCCCCTTGTACTCAGGATAGCCCCCCACTTGATCGGGATGAACGATAATGCCCTTTTTATAAGAATCTATTGGCAACCTCCTATTGATAAACTCCGCGCCGATTTCCATTTCTTTCCCTTCCGGAGCATTGATTTCTCCAGTTTTCACCATTTGGATGACCCTTTTGTCCACTGCATCCCTTTTGGGCAAGGTGGCACCGGCATGCTCCATCACAAAGTCATACGCGGCTTTGGCAGATACGATCTTGATGGGAGCCATTTCAAACGGCTTGGATTGGCGCATGTAGGCAAAATGCTGCTGCGCCTCTTCGAGGCTTAGGTCAGACGGCTGTACTCCTCCGGCCCAGTTGTCTGCTGAAACCTTGGGGTTTCCTTCGACGAAATTGCCCTCGACATAAGCCCTTCCAAAGGTTTTCGGATCCAAGTATCCGGATTCTGGTTTGATGATCCGGTAGCTGATGGGCTTACCTTCAGGCGTCATCGGCCCTGGCTTATAGTAATTGTTAATGATATTGAAGAGCGAACGGTAATCGCCCCCATCCACGGACCGGTTCCACCAATTGAACAGCACATTGTTCACAAAGGTAAAATCCCCGTACATGCCCACCGATGGGTTTCGGGAGATGTTGTTGGCCCACAGGTTACGGATGAAAGTGCTGTTCAGGCCGCCAATGGTACTGCCAAAAGCGTGATTATACGTATCAAGCCCTTCAGAGGAAATGGTATTCTGAATGGTAATATTGGCAGCCGGCAGCTTTTCGCGATCGGAATTTTCATTGGCTGTGAACATGTTACGGTACAGGGAGATGTTTTCGTCCAGTCCCCAGCTCACCGAGCAATGGTCGATGATCACATTTCCCATGGGATCACCACTCAGGGCATCGTCCCTCCGTGTCACGTCCGTAGCTCCTCTTCGGAACCTCATGTGCCGGATGATCACATCATGGGTGTCCACGGCAAAGGTCTCTCCCGCTACACAAATCCCATCTCCCGGGGCGGTCTGTCCCGCGATGGTCACATACGGTGCCCGCAGACTGATGGGCTTTTCCAGTTGGATAATGCCGGCCACATTGAAGACGATGGTCCTGGCGCCCCCAGCTTCACAAGCCTCTCGGAGCGTGCCGGGACCACTGTCGGCCAAGCTCGTCACGACAAAGACCTTTCCTCCACGGCCACCGGGCGTAAAAGCCCCTCCGCCTTCTGCTCCCGGGAAAGCAGGAATATCAGCTTTTACAAAATCATTGGGATAGGAAGCCCAGCGCATATAGGGCCTTCCTTCTGTAGCTTCCTGCTGAATGGTGGGATAAATTTCGTTCCAAACCTCGTCCAGCCTTGCTTCTTCCAAGGCCATGATCGAATCAGTTTTGGCCTGTAAGGCCGGGGGAATCTCGGGATATTGGGCAAAAGCCTCCACGCTTATCAGGGCTGCTACCGTCAAAATGAAGAAGCCTTTCGGCCAAAAAGATTGCTTTATCGTTATCATTTTCAGTTAATTTTAGGTTTTTGGTGTTTGCCAAAAGCACCCCACCAGTGTTAATCTAACCAATAGGAAAAAAACCTGATCAACGCCTCCATTTTCTCCATATTGCTGATGTAAAGTTACTTAATAAGGTAGGCAAACCTTCCTGAACTATCCTGCTGAACCCCCTAACAAAAGGCTGAACAAGGATAATTTAAGCCTGAAAAGGGATATGGAGAACCTGAGCCTCATACGAAGCAAGTATTGAGTCGGAGACTCACCCTTTGCCTGTGCCGGGGCAGAGACCCGGCACAACTACGGCAACCGAACCCAGCTATCCCACTGTCTCTGACATGGGATCACGAAAACTGAGTCTCCCGACTCAGGTATTCGGTTTCTTCCACTAATTTCTTCACAGTGGGACAGGGCCCCAACGCAACCCCGGACTTCATCATTCCTAATTTCCCTATTGTCACTTGCTACTTTTTTCGCTTATCTTCGAACCGAAATCCACTAAAGGATTGTTACAGACCAAACGAAAAGAAACTATGGCTTGGAAAGCAATTGATCACCTAGAGCAAATCCAAAAAATCAAAGAAGAAAGCAAAACCCAACCGGTATTGATCTTCAAGCACTCTACCAGCTGCAGCATCAGTGGCATGGCTTGGAACCGGCTGCAACGCAATTGGCAGGAAGGGGATTTCGCAAAAGTCAGCCCTTACGTGCTGGACCTTCTTACCTACCGTGAGATTTCAAACGCCATCGCCCAAGAGTTTGCGGTGGACCATGAATCGCCCCAAGTAATCCTTCTCAAAGACGGCATGGCCTATTATGACACCAGTCACATGGGCATCAATTACCACGACATTATCGAAAAGGTATAGTCAAGAGCATAAGATAGTGACCAAGGCCTTAAAATAGCCAAGGAAAGAAGCTCCTCCTTGCCCTTGGACACACTCTTTACGATGTAGTAGGAGGAAGGGCCTTCAGATGGTGCTTCCTTTGCCTACCCCCCAACATTTTTCTCCTCACCGTAAATTAAAGGGAAGAGCGTTTTTAATAATTGGGATGAGCTTATATATTTGGCTCACTTACCTGAACGAACCTATCCATGAGATTTCCGGCCCATCTGCTTTTATTTGCCCTTATCTTTTATTTTTCATGCAAAGAAGAAACCACCACCCCACCCAATATTCTTTTTATTGCCGTGGATGATCTTCGGCCAGAATTGGCTTGCTATGGAAAATCATATGTCCATTCCCCCAATTTTGATCAGTTAGCGGCTGAAAGTAGCCTTTTTGAAAACCACTTTGTGACGGTACCTACCTGTGGAGCCTCCCGTTACAACCTGATCACCGGAAGACTCCCCAAAAGCCCGGGAGACCTGAGCAACCAGGCTTCTGTGACCAATATTGCAAATAAGCCAGAAGACGAAAGGCCTGTTACCTTTATGCAAGCATTAAGGCAAAATGGCTATTACACCGTAGGGATCGGAAAAATCTCCCATCATCCCGATGGATATGTATATGGCTACCTTGACCCTAAAAGCGATAAAATCGAACTTCCGGGCAGCTGGGACGAAATGCACTTCAATAACGGTAAATGGGGCACGGGACATCATGCCTTTTTTGGGTATGCAGATGGCTCAAACCGCAACGAAATGGACAAAGCGGTCAAGCCTTATGAAGCCGCAGAGGTCGACGACAAAGGGTATCCGGATGGGCTTACCGCTGACCTGGCCATCCAAAAGCTAAAATCCCTAAAGCAGCAACAAAAGCCTTTTTTCTTGGGAGTGGGCTTTTTTAAACCCCACTTGCCCTTCACCGCCCCAAAAAAATACTGGGACCTCTATGATGAAGTAGACATTCCTTTGGCCCCATTTGCGGCTATTCCAGAAAACAGTGCCAAGGCCAGCCTTCATAACAGCGGGGAGCTAAACCAATACCGACTCGGGGAAGAAAAGCCTAACTTGGAACAGGCCGCCTCTGATGCCTATGCCCGAAAATTGCGTCATGGGTATTTGGCGGCGGTAAGTTATATCGATGCCCAGGTGGGCAAACTATTGGACGAACTAGAAGCGCAAGGCCTGGCCGATAATACCATAGTAGTGGTTTGGGGCGACCATGGCTGGCATTTGGGCGACCAAAAAACTTGGGGCAAGCATACGGTCTTTGACAATGCCCTGAAAAGTGTCCTGATGATCAAGCGGCCTGGAAAAGAAGGGCAGCGGATAAAGCAGGTCGTCAGCACTACAGACATCTATCCGACTGTCATGGAGCTTACCAATGTCCCTTCCCAATCGACCTTGGATGGAGAGAGTATGGTGTCCCTTATGGACAATCCTTCTGCTAAAGAATGGAGGAACACTGCTTACAGCTATTTCAGTAGAGGTGTTTCCCTACGAACCCCACAATATAGATTGACCAAATATTTCCGAGATCAGCCTCCAGCCGTGGAGCTATACGATCACCTAAACGACCCACATGAAAGTAAAAACGTGGCAAAGGACCTGCCAAAAGTAGTACAGCAACTTATGCCGATCTGGGAAAAGGGGAATACGGGGATCTTTGAGGAATAGATGGAAGCCCCCTTCGACTACGCTCAGGGATCTTTATTCTTCGGCTAAGCTCTGGAAAGGAATCAGAAGCAGCCTATTTGAGTCAGCGACCGAAAGCTTGACCGTGCTGCGGCAGAGACCCAGCAAAACCTTAGGTATTAACCTTGTCTTACGGAATTCGTATTTTATCGCATTTGTCACCTTACTTTATGGTTTATGAGTTTCCTACTCAGTTCAATCCTGGTATAAGCTGTTTCGGATTTGTAATCCCGTGGAGACTTGTTTTGATTTCGTACTTTGTACGTCGTACTTGATACTTAAGTCTAACTACTAGATACTTTGCTCTTGGCTCTTTTCTCTTTACTCTTTCCAAATATAATGTACAAGTCTGGAGACTTGTAGGAGTCTGGGTATCAGTCTGAAGACTAAGACCAGGTGGGAGAAGCCCCCTTCGACTACGCTCAGGGATCTTTATTCTTCGGCTAAGCTCTGGACAGGAATCGGAAACAGCCTATTTGAGTCAGCGACTCAAAACTATACCGTGCTGCGGCAGAGCCCAAGCACAACCTTAGGTATTAACCTTGTCTTACGGAATTCGTATTTTATCGCATTTGTCACCTTACTTTATGGTTTATGAGTTTCCTACTCAATTCAATCCTGGTATAAGCTGTTTCGGGTTTGTAATCCCGTGGAGACTTGTTTTGATTTCGTACTTTGTACGTCGTACTTGATACTTAAGTCTAACTACTAGATACTTTGCTCTTTTTTCTTTACTCTTTCCAAATATAATGTACAAGTCTGGAGACTTGTAGGAGTCTGGGTATCAGTCTGAAGACTAAGACCAGGTGGGAGAAGCCCCCTTCGACTACGCTCAGGGATCTTTATTCTTCGGCTAAGCTCTGGACAGGAATCGGAAACAGCCTATTTGAGTCAGCGACTCAAAACTATACCGTGCTGCGGCAGAGCCCAAGCACAACCTTAGGTATTAACCTTGTCTTACGGAATTCGTATTTTATCGCATTTGTCACCTTACTTTATGGTTTATGAGTTTCCTACTCAATTCAATCCTGGTATAAGCTGTTTCGGGTTTGTAATCCCGTGGAGACTTGTTTTGATTTCGTACTTTGTACGCCGTACTTGATACTTAAGTCTAACTACTAGATACTTTGCTCTTGGCTCTTTTTTCTTTACTCTTTCCAAATATAATGCACTAGTCTGGAGACTTGTAGGAGTCTGGGTCTCAGTCTGAAGACTAAGACCAGGTGGAGACTAAGACCAGGTGGGTACTTGGCTGAATGGCTCAGTCCGTCACTTTGGTATCCATGTCGATTTTCATGTCCATGAGCATCCCTTCAGGTAGTTGCTCAT comes from Echinicola vietnamensis DSM 17526 and encodes:
- a CDS encoding DUF3826 domain-containing protein — protein: MNKNIKSFLLAVILITGLAAVAHAQGFDPEYVKVTNERADKILENMDIADPQKADKVSDIIAKQYRNLSLIHDERDSQIDAAKEMYDGKKEEKKIKKAEKRANKAMAKLHKKYLAQLSAELTDKQVEAVKDGMTYNVAPNTFKVYQEMIPDLNQAQQDKIWDWLVEARERAMDAGSSHAKHAWFGKYKGKINNYLSDLGYDLKQAEKEMFERKKAANNP
- the ytxJ gene encoding bacillithiol system redox-active protein YtxJ: MAWKAIDHLEQIQKIKEESKTQPVLIFKHSTSCSISGMAWNRLQRNWQEGDFAKVSPYVLDLLTYREISNAIAQEFAVDHESPQVILLKDGMAYYDTSHMGINYHDIIEKV
- a CDS encoding sulfatase, encoding MRFPAHLLLFALIFYFSCKEETTTPPNILFIAVDDLRPELACYGKSYVHSPNFDQLAAESSLFENHFVTVPTCGASRYNLITGRLPKSPGDLSNQASVTNIANKPEDERPVTFMQALRQNGYYTVGIGKISHHPDGYVYGYLDPKSDKIELPGSWDEMHFNNGKWGTGHHAFFGYADGSNRNEMDKAVKPYEAAEVDDKGYPDGLTADLAIQKLKSLKQQQKPFFLGVGFFKPHLPFTAPKKYWDLYDEVDIPLAPFAAIPENSAKASLHNSGELNQYRLGEEKPNLEQAASDAYARKLRHGYLAAVSYIDAQVGKLLDELEAQGLADNTIVVVWGDHGWHLGDQKTWGKHTVFDNALKSVLMIKRPGKEGQRIKQVVSTTDIYPTVMELTNVPSQSTLDGESMVSLMDNPSAKEWRNTAYSYFSRGVSLRTPQYRLTKYFRDQPPAVELYDHLNDPHESKNVAKDLPKVVQQLMPIWEKGNTGIFEE